Proteins encoded in a region of the Elizabethkingia bruuniana genome:
- a CDS encoding head GIN domain-containing protein, which yields MKKILLPLVIAGSIVTSCIIVKASDDGYTGRNSSYIEQAVESTVSETKTFNVQNFSGVKTSQAIKVEIVKSDIEKQVVTSNYMEYVRVENRGGVLNVYYEIPRGNNGLRNANTTVIVYAKNISDLRASSAGKILVKDQFSTSTLNIDVSSAGKIQYENIKANRLNLGLSSAATFTGSAEVQSVNADVSSAATININGKAGEVRVDASSSADFNGSDLRSGTVKAQASSAGKVKIGVIDELTAAASSGAKIYYKSPSGIRLNVRKSSGGKVEAL from the coding sequence ATGAAAAAGATTCTTTTACCCTTAGTGATAGCAGGCAGCATTGTAACATCCTGCATTATCGTAAAAGCAAGTGATGATGGTTATACCGGCAGAAACTCTTCATATATAGAACAGGCTGTTGAAAGTACTGTATCGGAAACTAAGACTTTTAATGTACAAAACTTCAGTGGTGTAAAAACATCGCAGGCTATAAAAGTTGAGATCGTAAAATCAGATATTGAAAAACAAGTGGTAACCAGTAATTACATGGAATATGTACGCGTAGAAAACAGAGGAGGAGTTCTGAATGTATATTACGAAATCCCAAGAGGGAATAACGGTCTTAGAAATGCTAATACAACAGTAATTGTATATGCAAAAAATATTAGTGACTTAAGAGCAAGCAGTGCTGGTAAGATTTTAGTAAAAGATCAGTTCAGTACTTCTACGTTAAATATTGATGTTTCCAGCGCCGGAAAAATACAATATGAGAATATTAAAGCAAATCGCCTGAATTTAGGACTTAGTAGCGCGGCTACTTTTACAGGAAGTGCAGAGGTACAGTCTGTAAACGCTGATGTTTCTAGTGCTGCTACCATCAACATCAATGGAAAAGCTGGTGAAGTAAGAGTTGATGCTTCAAGTTCTGCAGACTTTAACGGATCAGACCTTAGAAGTGGTACTGTAAAAGCACAAGCTTCTTCCGCAGGTAAAGTAAAAATAGGGGTAATCGACGAGCTTACAGCAGCTGCATCTTCGGGAGCAAAGATTTATTACAAAAGTCCATCAGGTATCAGACTTAATGTACGTAAAAGCTCCGGAGGAAAAGTAGAAGCATTATAA
- a CDS encoding ABC transporter permease codes for MLRNWIKIAFSNYKRNLLSTVINLFGLTIGLTGFMLILMHWQDERSYEAWNPRKENVYFLENGMGKNFGIWSSSTQGQMRYGKEKVNGIEDYLLINPFQNAERVSFGSKISNPVKYTTSDNFFRFFPFKKLAGSYKDIFKNTNVAAISTETAQQLFGNNYQDAIGKTIVSDQSKYVISAVYELPKENSVFKPGLLVRDGFLNGNEDNWGDYNYVGFFMTKPNMDITKVNEDLNKIVCQYKVTRDMKIMKKTLQEYEAAIGGKAELFITRLDKMKLEAKGGGLEKADKKNIYTLLGLSIVIVLLSAINFINLKTAQASQRAKEVGVRRVMGGTTWQLTGQFLLETLLICMFAYLLATALAEILLPAYNKFLGKEITLSNASVFVYSFGMLLITTVISGLIPAVYLANFKPINTLKGNFSRSKHGIWLRNGILTIQLVISSFFIISTLVIYTQVNYMLNKDLGFSGEQVINIDFQKQVDKPYQKYELLRQQLPKIKGVEGVTYTKQRMGMGSAGNSNVNSLDKSILANHGSIDLNFFKFFKIKILEGRDFDPKLSSDTLTSTIVNQAFIKEMGWTPKEAIGKEVRPGFDSIKYKIVGVAQDYNQESVASKIAPVVYFNYGRNWNKSNINNIMVKLSGNDMPETISNIQDYWQKEVEPGYAFRYQFLNKQFAKTYDSYKKQRLLFSILNAMVLVVALLGLFALSSLMIEQKLKDVAIKKTLGASDSVLIKDLTKRFLWIAALAVFLSIPLSYYFMNEWLKEFAYRIEMPWWPYVLSLVILLLLTFLVVSIKAYRATKVELVKYLKYE; via the coding sequence ATGTTACGCAACTGGATTAAAATAGCATTTAGCAATTACAAAAGAAACCTGCTTTCTACAGTAATCAATCTCTTTGGATTGACTATAGGTCTTACCGGGTTTATGCTTATTCTGATGCACTGGCAGGATGAGAGATCCTACGAAGCCTGGAACCCCCGGAAAGAAAATGTTTATTTTCTTGAAAACGGGATGGGGAAAAACTTTGGAATATGGAGTTCTTCTACTCAGGGACAGATGCGCTATGGGAAAGAAAAAGTAAATGGAATTGAAGATTACCTCTTGATAAATCCTTTTCAAAATGCTGAGCGCGTTAGTTTTGGTTCTAAAATTTCCAATCCTGTAAAGTATACAACATCAGATAATTTTTTCAGGTTCTTTCCTTTTAAAAAGTTAGCTGGATCCTATAAAGATATTTTTAAAAACACAAATGTAGCAGCCATCTCCACTGAAACAGCTCAACAACTTTTTGGTAATAATTATCAGGATGCAATTGGCAAAACCATAGTATCTGACCAAAGTAAATACGTGATTTCTGCGGTATATGAACTGCCAAAAGAAAATTCAGTTTTTAAGCCTGGGCTACTTGTAAGAGATGGTTTCCTTAACGGAAATGAAGACAACTGGGGCGATTATAATTACGTTGGCTTTTTTATGACAAAGCCCAATATGGACATTACGAAAGTAAATGAAGATCTTAATAAAATAGTTTGTCAGTACAAAGTTACCAGAGATATGAAGATCATGAAGAAGACACTTCAGGAGTATGAAGCTGCCATTGGTGGTAAAGCTGAGCTTTTTATCACAAGGCTGGACAAAATGAAACTGGAGGCTAAAGGCGGAGGTCTGGAAAAAGCGGATAAAAAGAATATTTATACTTTGCTGGGACTTTCTATTGTCATTGTATTGTTATCTGCTATTAATTTTATTAATCTAAAGACAGCGCAAGCTTCACAACGGGCAAAAGAAGTAGGAGTACGCCGTGTAATGGGCGGAACAACCTGGCAATTAACAGGTCAGTTTTTACTCGAGACATTACTCATATGTATGTTTGCTTATTTGTTGGCAACGGCTCTTGCTGAAATATTATTACCAGCTTATAATAAGTTTTTGGGTAAAGAAATTACATTATCTAATGCGAGTGTTTTTGTTTACTCATTTGGTATGCTTCTTATTACAACAGTAATTTCCGGACTTATTCCAGCTGTTTATCTGGCTAATTTCAAACCTATTAATACACTTAAAGGTAATTTTTCCCGCAGTAAGCATGGTATCTGGCTTAGAAACGGAATCCTGACAATACAGCTTGTAATTTCATCCTTTTTTATTATTTCAACATTAGTTATTTATACTCAGGTTAATTATATGCTGAATAAAGATCTTGGGTTTAGTGGTGAGCAGGTCATTAATATCGATTTTCAAAAACAAGTTGACAAGCCTTATCAAAAATATGAGTTGCTCAGACAGCAGCTTCCTAAAATAAAAGGAGTAGAGGGTGTTACTTACACCAAGCAACGTATGGGAATGGGAAGTGCCGGAAATTCTAATGTTAATTCTCTAGATAAAAGTATTTTGGCAAATCATGGATCGATAGATCTTAACTTTTTCAAGTTCTTCAAAATCAAAATACTGGAAGGTCGGGATTTTGATCCAAAATTATCTTCAGACACGTTAACCTCTACAATTGTGAATCAGGCTTTTATCAAGGAGATGGGCTGGACACCGAAAGAGGCTATAGGAAAAGAGGTGCGCCCGGGATTTGATAGTATAAAATATAAAATTGTAGGTGTAGCACAAGATTATAATCAGGAAAGTGTAGCCAGCAAAATAGCGCCTGTTGTTTACTTCAACTATGGACGCAACTGGAATAAAAGTAATATTAATAATATAATGGTAAAGCTTTCCGGTAATGATATGCCTGAAACGATTAGTAATATTCAGGATTACTGGCAGAAAGAGGTAGAACCAGGATATGCATTTCGATATCAGTTCCTGAATAAACAATTCGCTAAAACATATGATAGTTATAAAAAACAAAGATTACTATTCAGTATCCTCAATGCTATGGTACTTGTTGTAGCATTATTAGGTTTGTTTGCATTATCAAGTCTTATGATCGAACAGAAATTAAAAGACGTAGCTATCAAAAAGACATTAGGGGCATCGGATAGTGTACTGATAAAGGATCTGACAAAACGATTTCTATGGATTGCTGCACTGGCGGTATTCTTAAGTATTCCGTTGAGTTATTACTTTATGAATGAATGGTTGAAGGAATTTGCCTATCGTATAGAAATGCCTTGGTGGCCATATGTTCTGAGTCTGGTAATTCTTTTGTTACTGACTTTCCTTGTGGTAAGTATTAAAGCATATCGCGCCACTAAAGTAGAACTGGTGAAATACCTGAAATACGAATAA
- a CDS encoding ABC transporter permease gives MLRNWIKIAFTNYKRNWTSTMINLLGLTIGFTVFILVFLNWQDEKSYESWVPGRENIYLVENNNAIFGNMAVSSYPELYISKEKFSEIEDYTIAGLWQSNDKLIYKDRSAYVKEANAIDSYFEFFPHEAIAGSFKNAVSDESKIALSEKTAKMLFGAGYKNCIGKIVKKDSDDKSYVVTAVYKYTDKNSVFKSDYIIRTRGLNNSTNWTNYSYIGFFKVKPGTDIKNLERKLTDQMTVEEKKNSEKYGEEYNEKDKTIVSLVPLNNMKLDAKSEGIEKGDKKTILILLGLSVLILTLSGINLINLKTAQASQRAKEIGVRKAIGGSRFEVILQFLFENAIICILAYLLSFVVIEFLLPSYNKFLGKEMSMANTNVFVYSTLLLILFIFLSGIIPALYLSNFKPINTLKGNFSRSKHGVWLRNSILTLQLIISSFFIICSFIIHHQVQYMLNKDLGFNGNQVVQIDFKKTDYRDDYNYKKYLRLKSEISKISGVQDITGSVLSLGGGVRNSSSVKNALDTTKTINNVGNGGVDYNYFQFYKIKLASGRNLDIHKASDTISGVVANETFVKIMGWNNQQALGKEIYPGWDGKKRYKILGVVKDFYVTGVDKPITPILFYNYDRTYIKNSLTSLQIKLSGNDINGTLKRIEEFWNTKAEPGYPFEYTFIDKAFARTYAKYEKQKLLFSILNSVVLVVALLGLFALSSLMIDQKLKDVAIKKTLGASDSVLIRDLTKKYLWLAALAVLLSIPFSYYFMNEWLKDFAYRIEMPWWPYILSLVILLLLTFLVVSIKAYRATKVELVKYLKYE, from the coding sequence ATGTTACGCAACTGGATTAAAATAGCATTTACGAACTATAAACGAAACTGGACCTCCACAATGATTAATCTTTTGGGGTTGACTATAGGCTTTACTGTTTTTATTCTGGTATTTCTGAACTGGCAGGACGAGAAAAGCTATGAAAGCTGGGTACCTGGCAGAGAGAATATTTATCTGGTAGAAAATAATAACGCCATTTTTGGGAATATGGCAGTATCAAGCTATCCAGAGTTGTATATTTCCAAAGAAAAGTTCAGTGAGATAGAAGATTATACTATAGCCGGGTTATGGCAGAGTAATGATAAACTTATTTATAAAGACAGGTCTGCTTATGTCAAAGAAGCCAATGCGATAGATTCTTATTTTGAATTTTTCCCTCATGAAGCAATAGCAGGAAGTTTTAAAAATGCTGTTAGTGATGAAAGTAAAATTGCTCTTTCCGAAAAAACAGCAAAAATGCTTTTTGGTGCGGGATATAAAAACTGTATAGGAAAAATAGTAAAAAAGGACAGTGATGACAAATCATATGTAGTAACAGCTGTATACAAATATACAGATAAGAATAGTGTATTTAAATCCGATTATATTATTAGAACGCGAGGACTTAATAATTCAACAAACTGGACTAACTACAGCTATATTGGATTCTTTAAGGTAAAACCAGGGACAGATATTAAAAACTTGGAAAGAAAGCTTACAGATCAGATGACTGTAGAGGAGAAAAAGAATTCTGAGAAATATGGAGAAGAATATAATGAGAAAGACAAAACAATAGTTTCTCTTGTTCCTTTAAATAATATGAAGCTGGATGCTAAAAGTGAAGGAATTGAAAAAGGAGATAAAAAAACAATTTTGATTTTATTAGGTCTGTCAGTTCTGATTCTAACGTTATCTGGTATTAATCTGATTAATCTGAAGACAGCCCAGGCTTCACAAAGAGCAAAAGAGATAGGAGTAAGAAAGGCCATAGGCGGATCCAGGTTCGAAGTTATCCTTCAGTTTTTGTTCGAAAATGCAATCATTTGTATTTTAGCTTATTTATTGTCTTTTGTTGTAATAGAATTTTTACTTCCTTCCTACAACAAGTTTTTAGGAAAAGAAATGAGCATGGCGAATACCAATGTTTTTGTATATTCAACTCTATTACTTATTCTGTTTATATTTTTATCAGGTATTATACCAGCTCTGTATTTGTCGAATTTCAAACCGATTAATACACTAAAGGGAAATTTCTCGAGAAGTAAACACGGTGTATGGCTAAGAAATTCGATTCTTACATTACAACTGATTATCTCTTCATTCTTTATTATCTGTTCTTTTATTATTCACCATCAGGTTCAATATATGCTGAATAAGGATCTGGGATTTAACGGAAATCAGGTGGTACAGATAGACTTTAAGAAGACCGATTACAGAGATGATTATAATTATAAAAAATACCTGAGATTAAAGTCGGAAATATCAAAAATTTCCGGAGTTCAGGATATTACCGGATCTGTCCTTTCGTTAGGTGGTGGTGTAAGAAATTCTTCATCTGTAAAAAATGCTCTGGACACTACCAAGACTATTAATAATGTAGGAAACGGTGGAGTCGATTATAACTATTTTCAGTTTTACAAAATAAAACTTGCATCCGGAAGAAATCTGGATATTCATAAAGCTTCAGATACAATCTCCGGAGTTGTGGCTAACGAAACATTTGTCAAAATAATGGGATGGAACAATCAGCAAGCATTGGGAAAAGAAATTTATCCAGGCTGGGATGGCAAGAAAAGGTATAAAATATTGGGTGTAGTAAAGGATTTCTATGTCACGGGAGTAGACAAACCGATCACTCCAATATTATTTTATAATTACGACAGAACTTATATTAAAAATAGTTTAACAAGTCTTCAGATCAAGCTGTCAGGAAATGATATTAACGGAACCCTAAAACGTATTGAAGAATTTTGGAATACAAAAGCAGAACCCGGATATCCATTTGAATATACTTTTATAGACAAGGCTTTTGCCAGGACATATGCTAAATATGAAAAACAGAAACTTTTGTTTTCTATTCTTAATTCAGTGGTTTTGGTTGTGGCACTTTTAGGGCTATTCGCATTATCCAGTTTAATGATTGATCAGAAGCTGAAAGATGTAGCGATTAAAAAAACACTAGGTGCATCAGACAGCGTCCTGATAAGAGATCTTACTAAAAAATACTTATGGCTTGCAGCACTAGCGGTACTCCTAAGTATTCCGTTTAGTTATTACTTTATGAATGAATGGCTGAAAGACTTTGCTTACCGGATTGAGATGCCGTGGTGGCCTTACATTCTGAGTTTGGTAATTCTTCTTCTTCTGACATTCCTGGTGGTAAGTATTAAAGCATACCGGGCAACCAAAGTAGAATTGGTTAAATACCTGAAATATGAATGA
- a CDS encoding ABC transporter ATP-binding protein: protein MITIEKLSKVYRTEDVQTTALNQVDLNIKKGEFLAIMGPSGCGKSTLLNILGLLDFSTSGSYRFNDLETTSLSERKKSDVRKQNIGFIFQNFNLIDELTVYENIELPLIYNGVSSSERKKRVEEIMEKINIRHRAKHYPQQLSGGQQQRVAVARALVTKPKLILADEPTGNLDSTNGNEVMNLLAELHREGSTIVMVTHSSYDASFSSRIVNMKDGEIFNEEHTTKRTDVFDKAQPGDYAVTGE from the coding sequence ATGATAACAATAGAAAAATTATCCAAAGTATACCGAACAGAAGATGTACAGACTACTGCGCTTAATCAGGTAGATCTTAATATTAAAAAAGGTGAATTTCTGGCTATTATGGGACCTTCAGGATGTGGAAAATCTACTTTACTTAATATTTTGGGATTGCTGGATTTTTCTACATCAGGATCTTACAGGTTCAATGATCTGGAAACAACAAGCTTATCTGAAAGAAAAAAATCAGATGTAAGAAAACAAAACATTGGATTCATTTTCCAGAATTTCAATCTGATAGATGAATTAACAGTTTATGAGAATATTGAATTGCCATTGATTTATAACGGAGTTTCTTCTTCCGAAAGAAAAAAGAGGGTAGAAGAGATTATGGAAAAAATTAACATCAGACACCGCGCAAAACATTATCCACAACAACTTTCCGGTGGACAGCAGCAAAGGGTAGCTGTAGCAAGAGCTTTGGTAACAAAGCCTAAACTTATTCTTGCGGATGAACCTACAGGAAATCTGGACAGTACCAACGGAAATGAGGTGATGAATCTTTTGGCTGAACTTCACCGTGAGGGTTCGACTATTGTAATGGTGACCCACTCATCTTATGATGCTAGCTTCTCTTCCCGTATTGTGAATATGAAAGATGGTGAAATCTTTAATGAAGAGCATACGACAAAAAGAACAGATGTTTTCGATAAAGCACAGCCTGGAGATTATGCTGTAACCGGAGAATAG
- a CDS encoding ABC transporter permease, with protein MFRNWLKIAFINYKKNWLSTVINLFGLAIGLSSFMLILIHWQDEESFENWNPKKDNIYFFQGYYKKDNVYGNNTSYLVAKRAKDIIPEIEDYVLINGSGYAGVATSDKKSAYIEGGMSVSPSFFKLFPFKILSGNGENALLETNSIAISNTVSQKLFGTTEAVGKTLTYENNPYVVTAVFELPKENTEINPDFLFLSKQYANSVKDPGDGWGNNSYGCFLLLKNDSSPETVRQKVVKDIFEYRAKVSHDKGMSAEKYLELYGPNDVEFTRLDKIKLHAKASWFGGGDYKLILILFSLSVLLLLMSAINFINLKTAQASQRAKEIGVRKALGSGKLQLIVQFLLETFIITFAAYLLSLALTEAVLPFFGKFLNKEIHFQNDFYLYSAIIVIAISLISGIIPALYLSNFKAIDTLKGNFARSKNGIWLRNSILGLQLVISSFFIIGSFIIGDQVTYMMNKDLGFDGSQLYAINFNQDSKKPWMKYELIKSELKKIEGVKSVTFGEAVPGFNGRNSSNVDWHNESVEAQHCSLDFGFLEAMKIKLLAGRFFSPKLSSDTINSAIVNEAFVRKFGWKNNEAFKNQVSPGFDTIKYNIVGIVKDFNVFNPRAEIEPIIFFHYKDTDWKRYNLNRAILELDPNNMLAAQERVKAYWEKHIEPGYPFNGEFINKKFAKTFVKYQKQQTLFTILNTLVLIVALLGLFALSSLMIEQKLKDVAIKKTLGASSSVLIKDLTRKFLWITLIAVLVSIPVSYYFMNEWLKDFAYRIEMPWWPYLLSLVILLILTFFVVSIKAYRATKVELVKYLKYE; from the coding sequence ATGTTTCGCAATTGGCTGAAAATAGCTTTTATCAATTACAAAAAGAACTGGCTTTCTACAGTAATTAATCTTTTTGGACTAGCCATTGGGCTTAGCAGTTTTATGCTTATACTGATACATTGGCAGGATGAAGAATCTTTTGAAAACTGGAATCCTAAAAAAGATAATATTTATTTTTTTCAGGGGTATTATAAGAAAGATAATGTCTATGGTAATAACACTTCATATCTGGTAGCTAAACGTGCAAAAGACATTATACCAGAAATTGAAGATTATGTATTGATTAATGGTTCGGGTTATGCCGGTGTAGCAACATCAGATAAAAAATCGGCCTATATAGAAGGCGGAATGTCTGTTTCACCATCTTTTTTTAAGCTATTTCCTTTTAAGATTCTGTCTGGGAATGGTGAAAATGCCTTACTGGAAACGAATTCTATAGCGATATCGAATACCGTTAGTCAGAAGCTTTTCGGAACAACAGAAGCTGTGGGAAAAACTTTGACCTATGAAAATAATCCATATGTTGTAACGGCAGTTTTCGAACTCCCGAAAGAAAATACGGAAATCAATCCTGACTTTCTCTTTCTTTCAAAGCAGTATGCCAATTCTGTGAAAGATCCGGGAGACGGATGGGGAAATAATAGCTACGGATGTTTCCTTTTATTAAAAAATGATTCCTCACCCGAAACTGTACGCCAGAAGGTAGTAAAAGATATCTTTGAGTATCGGGCGAAAGTATCTCATGATAAAGGTATGAGTGCAGAAAAATATCTGGAACTCTATGGACCGAATGATGTCGAATTTACCCGATTGGATAAAATAAAGTTACATGCCAAAGCTTCGTGGTTTGGCGGTGGAGACTATAAGCTTATTCTTATTTTATTCAGTTTATCTGTTTTGTTATTGCTCATGTCAGCTATTAATTTTATTAACCTGAAAACCGCTCAGGCATCACAAAGGGCTAAAGAAATAGGAGTAAGGAAAGCGTTGGGGAGTGGTAAATTACAGCTGATAGTTCAGTTCTTGCTGGAAACCTTTATTATTACTTTTGCTGCTTATCTGCTTTCATTGGCACTTACAGAAGCTGTATTGCCCTTTTTTGGTAAGTTTCTGAATAAAGAAATTCATTTCCAAAATGATTTTTATTTATACTCGGCAATTATTGTTATTGCTATTTCTTTAATATCGGGGATTATTCCGGCTTTATACCTGTCAAACTTCAAAGCCATAGATACACTAAAAGGAAATTTTGCACGCAGTAAAAATGGTATTTGGCTCAGAAATTCAATTTTAGGACTACAGTTGGTTATTTCCTCATTCTTCATTATTGGCAGCTTTATTATTGGTGATCAGGTAACTTATATGATGAATAAAGATTTAGGGTTTGATGGTTCTCAGTTATATGCGATCAACTTTAATCAGGATTCTAAAAAGCCCTGGATGAAATATGAGCTTATAAAATCTGAACTGAAAAAAATAGAGGGAGTTAAAAGTGTGACTTTTGGTGAAGCTGTGCCCGGTTTTAATGGACGTAATTCTTCCAATGTAGACTGGCATAATGAATCGGTTGAGGCACAACATTGTTCTTTGGATTTTGGATTTTTAGAAGCTATGAAAATAAAATTGCTGGCAGGAAGATTCTTTTCTCCAAAGCTGTCATCGGATACTATTAACTCTGCCATTGTAAACGAAGCTTTTGTACGAAAATTCGGATGGAAAAACAATGAAGCATTTAAGAATCAGGTTTCCCCGGGATTCGATACTATAAAGTATAATATTGTAGGAATAGTTAAAGACTTTAATGTGTTTAATCCTAGGGCTGAAATTGAGCCTATAATATTTTTTCATTATAAAGATACCGACTGGAAACGCTATAATCTGAATAGAGCTATTTTAGAATTGGATCCGAATAATATGTTAGCTGCTCAGGAAAGAGTAAAAGCATATTGGGAAAAGCATATAGAACCTGGCTACCCGTTTAATGGTGAGTTTATTAATAAAAAGTTTGCAAAAACCTTTGTAAAATACCAAAAGCAACAAACACTTTTTACGATACTAAATACATTGGTTTTAATAGTAGCGCTACTGGGGCTTTTCGCTCTGTCATCTTTAATGATTGAACAAAAACTGAAGGATGTTGCTATTAAAAAAACATTGGGTGCTTCAAGCAGTGTACTCATAAAAGATCTGACCAGAAAATTCCTTTGGATAACGCTAATAGCAGTTCTAGTCAGTATTCCGGTAAGCTATTACTTTATGAATGAATGGCTGAAAGACTTTGCTTATCGTATAGAAATGCCATGGTGGCCATATCTTCTGAGCTTGGTGATTCTCCTGATATTGACCTTCTTTGTCGTGAGTATAAAAGCATACCGTGCCACCAAAGTAGAGCTTGTAAAGTATCTGAAATACGAATGA